The Pochonia chlamydosporia 170 chromosome 1, whole genome shotgun sequence genome window below encodes:
- a CDS encoding DNA-directed RNA polymerases I and III subunit RPAC1 (similar to Verticillium alfalfae VaMs.102 XP_003005094.1), producing MAPAPMASWRGAPSAEEQERRNTVGINLETVTDVTSVDYPGHFPGEDHAYSLDRFRAAFSVTFHQNEASNSSFSLMGLDASLANAFRRILIAEIPTLAIENVYIENNTSVIQDEVLAHRLGLIPFNGSREGIHNFLKWHKKPEAGEDPYAGCFDWNTVRLELNVTCTVNPDASPDETDPLKAYNNAHVYAKDIVFIPTGKQVEHFSGEDAIAPVNPDILIAKLRPKQTINLSMHMHKGIGADHAKFSPVATASYRLMPTIKILKPILGADAEKFAKCFPQGVIGLEKVTAQEAKKAGSGYEGHAGEKKAVVKDAMKDTVSRECLRHAEFEGKVKLGRRRDHFIFSIESTGQWDSDELFMEAVKHMKMKCKKLEQQVVNMAR from the coding sequence ACTGTCGGCATTAATCTCGAAACCGTCACCGATGTGACATCTGTCGATTACCCTGGGCACTTCCCCGGCGAAGATCATGCCTACTCCCTTGACCGCTTCCGGGCCGCCTTCTCCGTCACCTTCCACCAGAACGAAGCCTCCAACTCGTCCTTTTCGTTAATGGGACTGGATGCCTCTCTCGCCAATGCCTTTCGGCGCATTCTCATCGCCGAGATCCCCACTCTTGCCATTGAAAACGTTTACATCGAGAACAACACATCCGTTATCCAAGACGAAGTTCTCGCTCACCGACTGGGCTTGATTCCCTTCAACGGCAGCCGCGAAGGCATCCACAACTTCTTAAAGTGGCATAAAAAGCCGGAGGCTGGAGAGGATCCCTACGCCGGCTGCTTCGACTGGAACACGGTACGGCTAGAGCTCAATGTCACTTGCACGGTGAATCCGGACGCCTCGCCCGACGAGACGGACCCCCTCAAAGCGTATAACAATGCGCATGTTTACGCCAAAGATATCGTGTTTATCCCCACCGGGAAGCAGGTTGAGCATTTCAGCGGCGAGGACGCCATTGCCCCTGTGAATCCGGACATTCTGATTGCCAAGCTGCGACCCAAGCAGACGATCAACCTGTCGATGCACATGCACAAGGGCATTGGAGCGGACCATGCCAAATTCTCACCCGTTGCCACCGCCTCGTACCGCCTCATGCCGACTATCAAGATCCTGAAGCCTATCCTTGGCGCTGACGCCGAGAAGTTTGCTAAGTGCTTTCCTCAGGGGGTCATTGGCCTGGAGAAGGTCACGGCCcaggaggccaagaaggcggGCAGCGGGTATGAGGGCCACGCTggtgagaagaaggctgttgTTAAGGATGCCATGAAGGATACTGTGAGCAGGGAGTGTCTTCGGCATGCGGAGTTTGAGGGTAaggtgaagcttggcagGAGGAGGGACCACTTCATCTTTTCTATTGAAAGCACGGGGCAGTGGGATAGTGACGAGCTGTTTATGGAGGCGGTGAAGCATATGAAGATGAAGTGCAAGAAGTTGGAGCAGCAGGTTGTCAATATGGCGAGGTGA